A genomic stretch from Hemicordylus capensis ecotype Gifberg chromosome 1, rHemCap1.1.pri, whole genome shotgun sequence includes:
- the BAHD1 gene encoding bromo adjacent homology domain-containing 1 protein isoform X1, translating to MAGVDIDPMTHARKKQLLLLKHSAGSAGQALSPIHGERMDRTEAEDSEQGNGTEGRNCQTGFAGVNKSRNLQELRKTYPLRKRLNSSVDKKTCSVLLTRLEDVAGSLSEETQSGVKRSLSSCMDNFRPACFPEQVQVVAAGTRDSSVGKCTISCPGTEQEGHDACLSTPRKRRLASLNAEAVNNLLFERDDGLLSGRRFRKDSPKVGGVCCTKSICCKTQGTWPLLEKPSSKTVKGKNQNRSSQKCAPYDLSLDDVFEGKRREDSGNSYHPVPKRLASLNAVAFLKLTHEKDQPLKLRSKSTGESKSENHCSKSKLKWAKANRKNCVKSKKETSTIKTEGQHGWQGVTEGAFSKTAHQDSPRTYGKTESINYEPLSNSCEGTESFYHRLPLLMGGQASMKPEYGRPGEKSPTPKQEFHQPSFPVPQFHPLPVPGNHADCGCLYESSDLTPLNRFYVYYGQSGYSSYTHCSVYSKDELSQATGCEGLLLSPGSLPSDPSFQPFHWCNSPYCCGEGTAINSYSLCGVMHVPESRIGSVHTGRNSYPYKMPFAADSCKSLDQLSLTIPVAGHPASPAHPLSGCPVPSVPPAAEPVPHLQTPNSEPQTLARECPQSSKPPSGSKSGLRNTTSCLHVSDSKTVGSHSHPKQQRINRRRATNGWIPIGAASEKAVYVVNEPEPAVRKSYQAVERDGEIIRVRDTVLLKSGPRKKSMPYVAKISALWEDPKTGELMMSLLWYYRPEHTQGGRNPSMHQNEIFASRHQDENSVACIEEKCYVLTFAEYCRFCALAKRRVEGIPGKKTVMVPPSEEYSTPAHRKVPEDTDPELVFLCRHVYDFRHGRILKNPQ from the exons GCGAGCAAGGAAATGGCACTGAGGGGCGAAACTGCCAAACTGGATTTGCAGGCGTGAATAAAAGCAGGAACTTGCAGGAACTCAGAAAGACGTACCCACTGAGGAAACGTCTCAATTCATCCGTGGATAAAAAAACATGCTCCGTGCTCCTCACTAGACTGGAGGATGTCGCCGGATCACTGTCAGAGGAGACTCAGAGTGGGGTGAAAAGAAGCCTCTCCAGTTGTATGGACAATTTCAGGCCTGCCTGCTTCCCAGAACAAGttcaggtggtggcagcagggacaaGGGATTCTTCTGTGGGGAAATGCACAATCTCTTGTCCAGGAACTGAGCAGGAGGGACATGATGCCTGTCTCTCAACACCCAGGAAACGAAGGCTAGCCTCCCTGAATGCAGAGGCAGTGAATAACCTGCTTTTTGAACGGGATGATGGCTTATTGTCTGGCAGGCGGTTTCGGAAAGATTCCCCCAAAGTCGGTGGAGTTTGTTGCACTAAAAGCATATGTTGCAAAACTCAGGGCACTTGGCCCTTGCTGGAAAAGCCAAGCTCTAAAACAGTGAAGGGAAAGAACCAAAACAGATCAAGTCAGAAGTGTGCTCCTTATGACCTGTCGTTAGATGATGTCTTTGAAGGGAAAAGGCGGGAGGACAGTGGGAATTCCTACCATCCAGTTCCAAAGAGATTGGCCAGTCTCAATGCCGTCGCATTTCTGAAACTGACCCATGAGAAAGACCAACCGCTGAAGCTGAGGAGTAAATCGACTGGAGAAAGCAAGTCTGAAAACCACTGTTCCAAATCGAAGCTCAAGTGGGCCAAAGCGAACAGGAAAAACTgtgtgaaatccaaaaaggaaaCTTCCACTATAAAAACAGAGGGTCAGCATGGCTGGCAAGGAGTGACCGAGGGTGCGTTCAGCAAAACAGCCCATCAGGATTCTCCTAGAACCTATGGGAAAACTGAATCTATCAATTATGAACCGCTGTCTAACTCTTGTGAAGGCACAGAGAGTTTCTACCACAGACTGCCTTTGCTTATGGGTGGACAAGCTTCCATGAAGCCTGAATATGGAAGACCTGGAGAGAAATCGCCTACCCCCAAGCAGGAATTTCATCAGCCTTCTTTCCCAGTACCTCAGTTCCATCCTTTGCCAGTGCCGGGAAATCACGCAGATTGTGGCTGTCTCTATGAATCATCGGACTTGACTCCATTGAATAGGTTTTATGTTTATTATGGCCAAAGTGGATACAGTAGTTACACTCACTGCTCAGTTTACTCAAAGGATGAGCTATCGCAGGCAACGGGTTGTGAGGGGCTTTTGCTGTCTCCGGGTTCTTTACCATCAGATCCCTCATTTCAGCCGTTTCATTGGTGTAACTCTCCGTACTGTTGCGGGGAAGGAACAGCGATTAACAGTTACAGCCTCTGTGGAGTTATGCATGTACCAGAAAGCAGAATTGGTAGTGTGCATACAGGACGGAACAGCTACCCTTATAAGATGCCTTTTGCAGCAG ACAGCTGCAAATCTCTGGACCAGCTGAGCCTCACAATCCCTGTGGCAGGGCACCCTGCttcacctgcccacccactctcAGGATGTCCGGTACCCAGCGTGCCACCAGCTGCAGAACCTGTTCCTCATCTGCAGACGCCCAACTCGGAGCCCCAGACTCTGGCCCGCGAATGCCCACAGAGCTCCAAGCCCCCCAGTGGCTCTAAATCTGGCCTCCGTAATACTACCAGCTGTTTACATGTGTCGGACAGCAAAACAGTCGGGAGCCACTCTCATCCAAAGCAGCAGCGCATCAACCGGAGGAGAGCCACAAATGGCTGGATACCGATTGGAGCAGCCTCTGAGAAGGCTGTCTACGTTGTG AATGAACCAGAGCCAGCTGTTCGGAAGAGTTACCAGGCTGTGGAGAGAGATGGAGAAATCATCCGGGTCCGAGACACAGTCCTCCTGAAATCAGGGCCGCGAAAGAAGTCGATGCCTTATGTGGCAAAGATATCTGCTTTATGGGAAGACCCCAAAACAG GGGAGCTGATGATGAGCCTCCTGTGGTATTACAGACCGGAGCACACTCAGGGAGGCCGCAATCCTAGCATGCATCAG AACGAAATCTTTGCATCCCGACATCAGGATGAAAACAGTGTTGCCTGCATTGAGGAGAAGTGCTATGTTCTGACCTTTGCAGAGTACTGCAG ATTTTGTGCCTTGGCAAAGCGTCGAGTTGAGGGGATCCCAGGCAAGAAAACAGTGATGGTTCCTCCATCGGAAGAGTATTCCACCCCGGCACATCGCAAGGTGCCGGAGGACACTGATCCTGAGTTGGTTTTCCTCTGCCGCCACGTCTACGACTTCAGACATGGCCGCATCTTGAAGAATCCACAATAA
- the BAHD1 gene encoding bromo adjacent homology domain-containing 1 protein isoform X2, with translation MTHARKKQLLLLKHSAGSAGQALSPIHGERMDRTEAEDSEQGNGTEGRNCQTGFAGVNKSRNLQELRKTYPLRKRLNSSVDKKTCSVLLTRLEDVAGSLSEETQSGVKRSLSSCMDNFRPACFPEQVQVVAAGTRDSSVGKCTISCPGTEQEGHDACLSTPRKRRLASLNAEAVNNLLFERDDGLLSGRRFRKDSPKVGGVCCTKSICCKTQGTWPLLEKPSSKTVKGKNQNRSSQKCAPYDLSLDDVFEGKRREDSGNSYHPVPKRLASLNAVAFLKLTHEKDQPLKLRSKSTGESKSENHCSKSKLKWAKANRKNCVKSKKETSTIKTEGQHGWQGVTEGAFSKTAHQDSPRTYGKTESINYEPLSNSCEGTESFYHRLPLLMGGQASMKPEYGRPGEKSPTPKQEFHQPSFPVPQFHPLPVPGNHADCGCLYESSDLTPLNRFYVYYGQSGYSSYTHCSVYSKDELSQATGCEGLLLSPGSLPSDPSFQPFHWCNSPYCCGEGTAINSYSLCGVMHVPESRIGSVHTGRNSYPYKMPFAADSCKSLDQLSLTIPVAGHPASPAHPLSGCPVPSVPPAAEPVPHLQTPNSEPQTLARECPQSSKPPSGSKSGLRNTTSCLHVSDSKTVGSHSHPKQQRINRRRATNGWIPIGAASEKAVYVVNEPEPAVRKSYQAVERDGEIIRVRDTVLLKSGPRKKSMPYVAKISALWEDPKTGELMMSLLWYYRPEHTQGGRNPSMHQNEIFASRHQDENSVACIEEKCYVLTFAEYCRFCALAKRRVEGIPGKKTVMVPPSEEYSTPAHRKVPEDTDPELVFLCRHVYDFRHGRILKNPQ, from the exons GCGAGCAAGGAAATGGCACTGAGGGGCGAAACTGCCAAACTGGATTTGCAGGCGTGAATAAAAGCAGGAACTTGCAGGAACTCAGAAAGACGTACCCACTGAGGAAACGTCTCAATTCATCCGTGGATAAAAAAACATGCTCCGTGCTCCTCACTAGACTGGAGGATGTCGCCGGATCACTGTCAGAGGAGACTCAGAGTGGGGTGAAAAGAAGCCTCTCCAGTTGTATGGACAATTTCAGGCCTGCCTGCTTCCCAGAACAAGttcaggtggtggcagcagggacaaGGGATTCTTCTGTGGGGAAATGCACAATCTCTTGTCCAGGAACTGAGCAGGAGGGACATGATGCCTGTCTCTCAACACCCAGGAAACGAAGGCTAGCCTCCCTGAATGCAGAGGCAGTGAATAACCTGCTTTTTGAACGGGATGATGGCTTATTGTCTGGCAGGCGGTTTCGGAAAGATTCCCCCAAAGTCGGTGGAGTTTGTTGCACTAAAAGCATATGTTGCAAAACTCAGGGCACTTGGCCCTTGCTGGAAAAGCCAAGCTCTAAAACAGTGAAGGGAAAGAACCAAAACAGATCAAGTCAGAAGTGTGCTCCTTATGACCTGTCGTTAGATGATGTCTTTGAAGGGAAAAGGCGGGAGGACAGTGGGAATTCCTACCATCCAGTTCCAAAGAGATTGGCCAGTCTCAATGCCGTCGCATTTCTGAAACTGACCCATGAGAAAGACCAACCGCTGAAGCTGAGGAGTAAATCGACTGGAGAAAGCAAGTCTGAAAACCACTGTTCCAAATCGAAGCTCAAGTGGGCCAAAGCGAACAGGAAAAACTgtgtgaaatccaaaaaggaaaCTTCCACTATAAAAACAGAGGGTCAGCATGGCTGGCAAGGAGTGACCGAGGGTGCGTTCAGCAAAACAGCCCATCAGGATTCTCCTAGAACCTATGGGAAAACTGAATCTATCAATTATGAACCGCTGTCTAACTCTTGTGAAGGCACAGAGAGTTTCTACCACAGACTGCCTTTGCTTATGGGTGGACAAGCTTCCATGAAGCCTGAATATGGAAGACCTGGAGAGAAATCGCCTACCCCCAAGCAGGAATTTCATCAGCCTTCTTTCCCAGTACCTCAGTTCCATCCTTTGCCAGTGCCGGGAAATCACGCAGATTGTGGCTGTCTCTATGAATCATCGGACTTGACTCCATTGAATAGGTTTTATGTTTATTATGGCCAAAGTGGATACAGTAGTTACACTCACTGCTCAGTTTACTCAAAGGATGAGCTATCGCAGGCAACGGGTTGTGAGGGGCTTTTGCTGTCTCCGGGTTCTTTACCATCAGATCCCTCATTTCAGCCGTTTCATTGGTGTAACTCTCCGTACTGTTGCGGGGAAGGAACAGCGATTAACAGTTACAGCCTCTGTGGAGTTATGCATGTACCAGAAAGCAGAATTGGTAGTGTGCATACAGGACGGAACAGCTACCCTTATAAGATGCCTTTTGCAGCAG ACAGCTGCAAATCTCTGGACCAGCTGAGCCTCACAATCCCTGTGGCAGGGCACCCTGCttcacctgcccacccactctcAGGATGTCCGGTACCCAGCGTGCCACCAGCTGCAGAACCTGTTCCTCATCTGCAGACGCCCAACTCGGAGCCCCAGACTCTGGCCCGCGAATGCCCACAGAGCTCCAAGCCCCCCAGTGGCTCTAAATCTGGCCTCCGTAATACTACCAGCTGTTTACATGTGTCGGACAGCAAAACAGTCGGGAGCCACTCTCATCCAAAGCAGCAGCGCATCAACCGGAGGAGAGCCACAAATGGCTGGATACCGATTGGAGCAGCCTCTGAGAAGGCTGTCTACGTTGTG AATGAACCAGAGCCAGCTGTTCGGAAGAGTTACCAGGCTGTGGAGAGAGATGGAGAAATCATCCGGGTCCGAGACACAGTCCTCCTGAAATCAGGGCCGCGAAAGAAGTCGATGCCTTATGTGGCAAAGATATCTGCTTTATGGGAAGACCCCAAAACAG GGGAGCTGATGATGAGCCTCCTGTGGTATTACAGACCGGAGCACACTCAGGGAGGCCGCAATCCTAGCATGCATCAG AACGAAATCTTTGCATCCCGACATCAGGATGAAAACAGTGTTGCCTGCATTGAGGAGAAGTGCTATGTTCTGACCTTTGCAGAGTACTGCAG ATTTTGTGCCTTGGCAAAGCGTCGAGTTGAGGGGATCCCAGGCAAGAAAACAGTGATGGTTCCTCCATCGGAAGAGTATTCCACCCCGGCACATCGCAAGGTGCCGGAGGACACTGATCCTGAGTTGGTTTTCCTCTGCCGCCACGTCTACGACTTCAGACATGGCCGCATCTTGAAGAATCCACAATAA